TGATCAATCAAAGCAAGTAAATTGCTCTCCGTCCATAACTTCCATGCCTAAAGGGACACAAGAAAGATAATCAAATGATGTTAATAGAGGAATAACGTACCAATCGAATGAATTTGATGGATAGACACTTACAAATTTTAGGAGGCTCAAGGCATGTTCGTTCTCATAAAAACTTGTATTCTTTCTTCCACTGATAATTTCAAGCAACAAAACTCCAAAGCTAAATACATCTGATTTTTCTGAGAATTGCCCATTTATCACATATTCGGGAGACATGTAGCCACTAAaattatggtaaaaaaaaccATTAGTTTTTGTGCTAGAATTTGGAcaatatacataaatataacTCACGGGAGAAGACTTACTAGGTACCCACAACTCTTGTAGTGTTAGCTTGAGCTTCATTGCCGTAAAAAATTCTAGCAGTACCAAAATCCGAAATTTTGGGATTTAAATCTCTATCCAGTAAAATATTACTGGGTTTGAGATCTCTATGTATGATTTTTAGTCGTGAATCCCTATGAAGATACAAGAGCCCTCGAACTATTCCTTCGATAACGTTGAATCTTTTTGGCCAATCTAAAACTCTTCCTTTAGTTGGATCTGCATATTGTTTTCCAAAGAGATGAGTAAAACAATAGATGAAGAACTAAAAAAGGTGTAAAGTTATATTGCAAGCCAACCAAAAATGATTGAATCTAAGCTTCCATTTGGCATATACTCATAAACAAGCatcctttcttctccctcCACGCAACACCCAAAGAGCTGCACAAGATTTCTATGTTGTAGTTTCGAGATCACCATTACTTCATTTGTAAACTCTTCAAGCCCTTGTCCTGAGGTCCTGGAAAGCCTCTTTACTGCTATTTCTTGTCCGTCTACCAGCTTCCCCTGCAGCAAATGATGCCAAATTTCCATCATCTTTCTTCAACGAAAAGAAAGGAACATACAGGAAAGAACTATTCCACCTTGTAAACTGGCCCAAACCCACCCTGACCAAGCTTGTTGTTGGAATGGAAGTGGTTTGTTGCAGTGGCTAGcttctcaaaatcaaatagAGGCAGCTCCTGGAGCTTCACTTGGTTCACTTTGTCATGCTTCATCTCACCACTGTTCATCAAGAACTTCCTCTGCCCTTTCCTTTTCTGCCTTTGCATTTGCACTTTCCCTGTTCCATCTTGTCATTTCAGTAACATAATTTGGATGTAACACtcaaaatgcgtctattaaggagagattttcacaccctttaagaaatgtttagttctcctctctaaccgatgtagGATATCAGAACCATGCACTGAGAGATGTGACAGCGAAGACATTGGCCCCTAaggatagattgtgagatccacgtCGGTTAAAGAGGGGAACGGAACATTCTTGATAAGGGTGGTTTCTTTAAAACGTTGAATaaactctaaaagaaaaagttcagaaaagacaatatctggtagccAACCGGATTGGTGTATGTACTCTACTTACATAAGCAATATATGGAGCAGATAAGTATGATGGTTCCTGCTACCACGGAAGCTACGATGACTGCTTTCATGTCTTTGGTGGTTCCACTTTCATCTGTGATAGAACaaattaaagaagaagataccATACGTACGAGATTTAAACTGACACTCATGGAATAAAATGAGTTCATACTAGCTATGTCTGGATACGCCACACGAACATAAATGTCGGCTCCACCATTCTTGAACTCTTGAATGTCAATCAAATCGCCTCTCCATATCATACACCCAATCCCTGTTCTATAAGCATAAGCAGAACAAGAACAGTTCGCCAAGCACTGGACTCTGCAATCATCTTCCGAAGCAACAACCCAAGCTGCAAAGTCTGGAACTTTAACCATTCCCACCTTCAAAAACCCATCTTGATCTGTTCCCATTTCAACACTGATGTTCTTCTTCCCACACTCCAATGGCGAATTCCTCACACACCCACTTCTCCAATTTCCTCTGTTCCATTCCTCTTCGTTCTCTGGCTTAAAACCCCTCAAACAACTGCAAATTGGGGATTTTTGTGAATTACAGACTCCAAATGCCCCACAGGCGCCATAGATATCACACTCTGTTTCTGGAGCTAACCAAGCGATCTCCCATTTCTGGTCCTCGATATCCCAATGCTTCTCTTCCAAAGCCCCACTCGGGTTCAAGTAGTAGAAGTATAACTGAGCTTCGTTTGCATTGGCAATGGAGAGAGagtatgttttgttttcgattATCAGATTACCTCCATAGAGATAGTCTGTGTTCATGCCGGGTATTCCAATGAAAACTTGGCCGTCCCATGGACCGGACCTCCAATACGTGCGGTTGTTCTTCCAAATTATAACTTCAGGGATCGTCAGAGGGTCGATTCCAAAGGAGAAATCTCCTGAAGATGGATCAGAAGGGGTTTTCCACGAAACGATTTCTACTTTCTCGTTTGTGATTGAATTGGTCATGAATTTCATCATTGGCAAGAATTTGTCTGATGGGTCTTTGAAACTCTCCCATATGATGGTCCCTGAAGCAGAGTCTTGTAGAATAAGGTTCCCAGAATCAAGAAGCCGAGCGGTTGATTTCACTACAGCGTTAGAAACATTAGAATTCCAAAGAGTTTTGTTATGCGCATCTAAAACGACGAGATTTCCATCATTGGATACGGCAAAAACCCCAGATTTGTTGTTGAGAGGGTTGTCTCTGTTAGCTACCCAGAAGATGGTTCGTACAGGCACACGTTTATCCCAAATTCCGACGTAGCGATTGGTGGAATTGAGAGGGCTGAAGAAACCCAATTCGAAGAAACCACGATTGGACTGTATAGTTTCTGGGTCTTTGAGGAATTGTGTGGATGTGATCGTATCTATGCAGcaggaaaatttgaaaacagaGCAAAGGAGAAGAAGGGTTAATGGCGTGGAGTTGGTGATGGGTTTCATGAGTGGTGGAGTTTATCGTTGCCGGTGAGGATGGAGCTTTTGATTGTAATGAAAACAAGGTGGGAAGATCCAGGCCTATGGTGTTCATCACGTCGAAATTTCAAAGGcgattttattattcaattggTTTCAGTGGACAGAACAGAGAGAAGTAATGATTTTTAAAGTGTTTTATGGATCAAATTTCAAAGTGGGATTCAGTTCCTCTCaatacaatattatattattggcTCCAATTTTCTTTGTCATGCCGGTAAACGCAGACGCCATTGCTGAAGAAATTGAGTCCATTCAGCCTAAATCTATGTTCCATCAAAGATCCTGCAACCATAATTTCCAATGCCACTTGCTTCGAGTTGGGCTTCTTTGCACCTCTCAACTCCACCAAGCGATACGTCGGAATTTGGTTCAAGAAACAAATTTCTGTACAACTGGTTGTATGGGTGGCAACCCTCTCAAGGATTCTAATGGGTCTGCAACCAACACCAGCGCCCGGCTTTTAGATTCTGGTAACCTGGTTTTGGAAGATGTTGCTTTGGGTTTTATAAAACGCGTATTAGGtatagaggtttccacatgcTTATAAGTAATATTGTAATCTCACACTCCACTTTTTTGGGGTCAGCGTCTTTGCTGTCataccgctcggtgtctgactaTGATATCGTTTGTAGCTGCTCAAGTCAAGCCCACTGCCAAAACAAGAAGAGGAATGGAATCGAGGAAATCGGAACGGTGGGTGTATGAGAAATATGCCATTGAAGTGTGTAAGAAATCCAGCATTGACACTAAGTACTGTTGAGGAAGATGGACTTTTGCAGTTGGAAATGGTTAAGGTGCCATCTTATGCAGAGTGGTCCAATGCTTCTGCTTCTAAAGCTGATTGCAAACGCGAGTGGTTGAAGAATTGTAGCTTATGCATATGAGAATGGTACTCAATGCATACAGTATGGAAGAGACTTGAATACAAGTAATTATAGAAAAGCCCTGTCCACTTTTTGGAAAGATAATTATAGCCCTGTCCACATCTCCTACGTGCCCTAATCATCCAAAGCTTAAAGTCAAAATAATAGATGAATGGCGTGGGAACACAGACTAAAAAAAGTCATGTAAAGTGGCGATTTGAAATATGATCAATATTCAACGtcaaagaaatacaaaaaagtCAAACGAATAGACATTGAATCCTGGAGATAACCCAGTTGTAGATCCGGGTTGGCTTCCCCTTCCCCACGGAACTTGTTGTTCAAAAAACCCACTTCAAGAAACGAATGTGTTTAAAAACATCCCCAGAAGGTGTTCTTCCTGTTTTGGCGGCTACAGACTCAACAACCGAAGCGTGTGGAAACAAGTCGAATGGATCCACCCTCCAATGGTTTTATCAAAATAAGTTAGTATTTTCAACTCTGTTTCGGTTAATCATTAGTATTCAGCCACACAAATGAACCCCAAGAACATCTGCGCcttctcatttcttcttcttctttcatctaTATGCTTCGGCAAAGATTCAATCACATCTGAAAGTTTCATCAAAGACCCAGCAACCATAACCTCAAATGGCAGCTCCTTCCAGTTAGGGTTCTTCACACCACTTAATTCCACCGCTCGATATGTCGGGATTTGGTACAACCAAATCCCCTTACAAACCATTGTGTGGGTAGCAAATGCAAACAACCCTCTCCACGATTCTTCTGGGATTTTCACTATTTCCAAGGATGGAAACCTTGTCGTCTCAAATGGAAACCACACCGTCCTCTGGTCTTCAAATGTTACTTCTCCAACAGCCAACACAACCGCTCGAATCCTCGATTCGGGCAACCTTGTTTTGGAAGATCCTGCTTCTGGGTTGGTCATATGGGAGAGCTTCAAACATCCTTCCAATTCATTCTTGCCTCCCATGAAACTCATCTCAAGCAAAAGAACCACCGAGAAGGTCGAGTTTACCTCATGGAAGACCGCTTCCGATCCATCTACAGGTAACTTTTCTTTAGCCTTAGATGTTCGGAGTATCCCTGAAGCTGTCATTTGGAATGGCAATAACCCATATTGGAGATCTGGTCCATGGAACGGTCTGACTTTCATGGGAGTACCCGAAATGATCTCTGTTTATCGCATTGGGTTTAATCTTGAGAATGAAAACCAAACTTAttatttctcaatttcttataataaCGACAATCAATTACTCAATACCATGATATTAAGCCCGCAAGGCAATCTATTGCAAGAGTACTGGGATCCGTCGGAGGAAAGCTGGGCGGCAGCTTGGTCGGCTCTTAGAACGCCGTGTGATTACTACGGTGCTTGTGGGCCGTTCGGGATATGTAATGCGAATGCATCTCCAATTTGCAGCTGCTTAAGGGGGTTTAAGCCAAGGAACGCGGCGGAGTGGAGTCGAGGAAATTGGAGTAATGGGTGTGTGAGAAATGCACCGTTGCAGTGTGAGAAGTCCACCAACGCCACCGGTGGTGTGGAAGATGGGTTTTTTAAAGTGGAATTGGTTAAAGTTCCATTTTTGGCAGAGTGGTCCAATTCCTCTTCTTCAGCTAATGAATGCAAACAAGAGTGCTTTGAGAATTGCTTGTGTAGTGCTTATGCATATGAAAATGGTATTGGTTGTATGCTGTGGAGAAGCGACTTAGTTGATGTACAGACGTTTGAAAGCATTGGAGCTGATCTTTATGTTCGACTGGCGGAGGCAGAGTTAGACACAATTAGTAGGCTTTCTTTAAACTCATACTGTAATTATTTTCTGTCTAAATTGAACTTGTTTGACATTGTTTTCATTCATAGATGATGCAGAAAGCAAGACTGGAATTATTCTAGCCGCAGTTCTTCCAGCAACgcttatcatcttcttcattgccATTTGCTTCTGGTGGAGATGGAAGGCTAACAAAAGAGGTAAAGGAAATCTCATGAATTACTTTTAAAGTATTGTTGTAAGATCcccatcggttggagaaacGCTCTTTATAAGAAcctggaaacctttccctagaaaatgtgttttaaaaacgtgaGGCTGATAGCTATaagtaacgggccaaaatggagaaaatgtgttttaaaatcgtgagactgatagCGATAagtaatgggccaaaatggacaatatttactagcggtgagcttggactgttataacTGACACCGGATGGTGTGCTAGTGTAACTACTCAAAtccacagctagcagatattgtctctttgagctttccctttcaggtccctttcaggcttcccctcaaggctttaaaacgcttctGGGGGAAGGTATaaggatgttttgttctcctccccagtCAATGTAGGACATCATAATcgagggaaggtttccactcgcttataaagggtgttttgttctcctccccagtCAACGTGGGatatcataatccaccccctttcgggataaagtgtgttttgttctcctccccccaatcaatgtgggacatcataatccacccccttttagGGCCAGCTTcttcactgacactcgttcctttctccaattcgatgtgggatcctcaccaaatccaccccctttggggtcagtgtccttactggcacaccgcctcgtgtctacccccttcggagaacagcgagaaggctggcacatcgttcggtgtctggctctgataccatttgtaacgacctagatccaccgctagcagttattgtcctctttgggctttcccctcaaggctttaaaatgcctcTGCTAGTGAAAGATTTTCATcccttgtaaagggtgttttgttctcctccccaaccaatgtggaacatcacagctagcgaggatgctagccccccaaatggggtggattgtgagatcccacattggttggagaggggaacaaaacatttcttataaaaacgtagaaacctcttcctagtagacccgttttaaaaaccatgatgATGATACATAAGAAGccaaaaacagacaatattgtTAAGATTATTGAATTCTTTTGCAGATGAGTATagcaaaaaaggaaagagattgAGGTTAAGAAGGGATGACATGATTGAGGACAAAATTAAACTTGAAGAACTGCCTGTTTATGAGTTTGAGAAGCTGGCAACCGCAACAGACAGCTTTGATCAACGTAAAAAGCTTGGACAAGGTGGGTTTGGTCCTGTATATAAGGTAGGTTTTATATCACTTATCGGCTAAGTAATTGGAAGCATATGGGTAGCTGAAGTAGCTAAAATTTTATACTCTCAGGGAGTATTATTAGATGGACAAGAAATAGCAATAAAGAGGCTTTCAAGAGCTTCAAATCAAGGGTATGAAGAGTTCATAAATGAAGTGATCGTGATATCAAAGCTACAACATAGAAACCTCGTACAGCTTCTCGGCTGCTGCAtcgaaagagaagagaagatgCTTATCTATGAGTATATGCCCAACCTCAGTTTGGATGCCTTCATCTTTGGTTAGATATTTTAACATCTCTTTCCGTTATATCGTTTTATTGATGATCGATCGCTCACcataattaaactattttgcATGCAGACtcgaacaaacaaaaactctTGGATTGGAGAAAACGATTCCACATTATCGATGGAATTGCTCGAGGTCTTCTTTACCTTCATAGAGATTCGAGATTAAGAATCATTCATAGGGATTTGAAGGCAAGTAATATATTATTAGACAAAGATATGAATCCGAAAATCTCGGACTTTGGTATGGCAAGAATTTTCGGTAGTAATGAAGTGCAAGCCAATACTATAAGGGTCGTTGGAACTTAGTAAGTATCCTCTGttcttttatatcattttgatGGTATTAGTTATCAAACTAACAATGATTATATGTGTCGTTTTGATGAATTTAGTGGATATATGTCACCTGAGTATGCAATGCAAGGACAATTTTCGGAGAAATCAGatgtttttagttttggaGTTTTATTGCTTGAGATCATAAGTGGGAGACGGAACACGGGGTTCAACCGCCATGAATATGCTTTAAGCTTATTGGAGTTTGTAAGTGAATAGAAAAAACGTCAATATCTAAGTTCTTCATGGtatttaaatctaaataacttataaaacttttgaatgtGGTTTCAGGCATGGAAGTTGTGGATAGAAGACAATCTTATTGCTTTGATTGATCCAACAATATACGAACCGTGCTATCAATCAGAGATTTTGAGGTGCATCCAAGTTGGACTGTTATGTGTTGAAGAATCTATAAACAATAGACCAACTGTTCTTACCATTATTTCAATGCTCAACAGTGAAATTGTAGACCTTCCTACTCCAAAGCAACCTAGCTTTATTGGTAGACCAGCTGGAAGTAATGCAGACATCTCTCAACAATGTCTAAATAAACATTCTACAAATAGTCTTACACTTACCTCAATTATAGGTAGATGATATTGTAATCACAAttataaacttgttttttaattcaaccgTTTGTGTgagtaaaaatttgattttttttttctttttagttgataaatataatatcttacATAATTACAGGATGTTCATGAACGGACCCAACTTGACTCTTATACACCCCTAACAacaaatcttttcatttttcttttttcatctcaacatttttaacaataaaattgataaCATGAGCTGTCATGACTTTGCTCTCGGCTTCTCGaaatgtctcgtaccaatgaagatagtattatttgattataaacacatcattccctaaattagcggacgTGGAACTTTCATCCAGCAATATCTAGTTCATATTAGAAACTTTGAATAATATCGTTCTAAAATTTAAGCTTTTCATCTAGAAAGATATCCTAACCGAGAAGTCTGGTTTGGAAAAACATAAACTTTGACTATATGGAGAATTGTAAGGGattattaaaaacaagaaaacccaaagTTTCTTGTTTGGTGGCTACAGATTCAACGAAGGAATAGgagaatttaaatgaaaaataacaataggttggaaaaataacaaaagacTAAAACGAGCCTAAAGGATGACTTTGTAGCAGCTGCTTACAATCTTGTCTCTCAAGGAACAACATTCAGAAGCTTCAAAAGTTTAGTTGAATTTGCATTCTGCGAACAGCCATGAAATTCAGACATCAAATTTGCAGCTTTACGTGCTGTcgatctcttcttcttctgctgctgctgctgctgctttcATTCACATCCTTCTGTTCAAGATTTTGCTTTGCCGGCGATACGATCACTTCAGCAAATTTCATCAAAGACCCAGCAACCATTTTATCTAATGGTAGTGTTTTCGAGTTGGGGTTCTTCTCGCCTGTTAATTCAACTCGCCGATATGTCGGAATTTGGTTCCAGGAATTTTCCCCACAAACCATAGTATGGGTGGCCAACAGAGACAACCCTGTCAAAGATACTTCTGGGATTTTCACCATTTCCAAGGATGGGAATCTTGTCGTCTTGGATTCAAACAACAGCATCCTTTGGTCTTCAAATGTTTCTTCCTCTGTAATTGGAACCGACAACACAAGTGCTCAGATTTTAGATTCCGGAAACCTGGTTTTGAAAGATTCTACGTCTGGGGTGATTATATGGGAGAGTTTCAAACACCCTTGTGATAAATTCTGGACTCCCATGAAGATTAAGACAAACACAAGGACTAAAGAGGTGGTCGGATTTACCTCATGGAACACTCCTTCCGATCCATCTACAGGTAAGTTTTCATTTCTGCTGGATGTTCATGATCTTCCTGAAGCTGTCATTTTGAATGGGGGTGATACTTATTGGCGTTCTGGTCCATGGAATGGTCAGTCTTTTATTGGAGTACCTGAAATGAACTCTGTTTATCTCTCTGGATATAACCTCGCAATCGAAGACCAAACGTACACTCTCTCTCTTGCTTCCAAATATGCCTTTCGagaattttcttatttgttctTGAACTCACAAGGGAATGTTGAGCAAATGAATTGGGATTCTGAGAAGCAGTACTGGAACTTTAGTTGGTTGGCTCTAAAAACAGAGTGCGATTTCTACGGCGCTTGTGGGGCGTTTGGGATCTGCAATGCAAAAACATCCCCTGTTTGCAGCTGTTTAAGAGGGTTTGAGCCAAAGCACGAAGAGGAATGGAATCGAGGAAATTGGAGTAATGGGTGTGTGAGAAAGACGCCATTAAAATGCGAGAACAGGTCTAGTACAGAGGAAGATGGGTTTTTTAAACTGGAAATGGTTAAAGTTCCATTTTTGGCAGAGTGGTCTAATTCCTCTGCTTCCGTAGACGATTGCAGGCGCGACTGCTTGGAAAATTGTCGGTGTTCTTCTTATGCATATGAAAATGGAATATGCATGCACTGGAGAAATGACTTAATTGATATGCAAAAGTTCGAGAGCGGTGGAGCAGATCTTCACCTTCGAATGGCATTAGCAGATTTAGATACAAGTACACTCTTCCCAAACTTCCtacaaatttcattattttcatctaAATCTCTCAAACATTTCTGTCATTTGCGGCGCAGATAATGTAAGAGACaagaaaagaattattatAGCCGCAGTTGTACCAGCAACGCTTGTCATCTTCATCATTGCCATAGCATTTTGCTGGAAATGGAAGACTAAAAAACAGAGTaacaaaagatttaaatttatagccAAGCCCAAATACTGACATACATACTAACATTTGAGTTGTTAACAGAGAAGAAGATAATGCTGACGTCtggtgaaaaagaaaagattttgaagCAAACGCGGGAGAATGATAATATGATTGAGGATGATATCAAACTTGAGGAGCTACCACTTTATGACTTTGAGAAGCTAGCAATTGCAACCAATGAGTTTGATATGAGCAACAAGCTTGGGCAGGGTGGGTTTGGGCCCGTATATAAGGTAGGTAGCTACATTTATGGCTTGCTTCTGATAGTTTGATTAGTTGGAAGCATATATGGGTTGGAAGataatgttcttgttttcagGGGAGGTTATTGAATGGACAGGAAATAGCAGTAAAGAGGCTTTCAAGAGCCTCTAAACAAGGGTATGAAGAGTTTATAAACGAAGTAAGAGTGATTTCAAAGCTGCAACACAGGAATCTTGTACGCCTTTTGGGATGTTGCATTGAAGGGGAAGAGAAGATGTTGATCTATGAGTATATGCCCAACTTAAGTTTGGATGCATTCATCTTTGGTTAGATACTCTCCACTCACTCTTCACAATTACGTTTAGAGTATTCATTATCTAACCAAAACTAGAATCTACCTGTGTACCTGTGTAGGCTCTCCCAAACAACAAATTCTCGATTGGAGAAAAAGATTCGATATTATCGATGGAATTGCTCGTGGTCTTCTTTATCTTCACAGGGATTCAAGATTGAAAATCATTCACAGAGACCTCAAGGCAAGTAATATTTTGTTAGACAAAGATTTGAACCCTAAAATTTCAGACTTTGGCATGGCAAGAATCTTTTACGGCAATGAAGATCAAGCAAACACTTTAAGAGTTGTCGGAACTTAGTAAGTATCTCTAACCATTTGTAAATTACCTTATTCATAATTTTGCATAGTTAACTAGAATTCACTCGTGTGTTTTTGCTTCTATGAATAACAGTGGATATATGTCTCCTGAGTATGCAATGCAAGGTCAATTTTCAGAAAAATCAGACGTTTTTAGTTTTGGAGTTTTACTACTTGAAATTATTAGCGGGAGACGAAATACAGGATTCTACCTCCATGAATATGGCATAAGCTTATTGGGATTTGTATGTTTACCAAAAACCTCCTCCCAAATTCGGGATAACATTTCGAATCTCGTGAATTCATtctactttttaaatttggtttcAGGTATGGAAGTTGTGGACGGAAGGCAATCTTATTCCTTTGATTGAACCAGCAATATATGAACTATGCTACCAATTAGAGATTTTGAGATGCATTCAAGTGGGGCTCTTATGCGTTCAAGAATTTGTAAATGACAGGCCAAATGTGTCCACCATTATTTCAATGCTCAACAGTGAAATTGTCGATCTTCCTTCTCCAAAGCAACCGGGTTTTGTCGGTAGACCACATGAAAGTAACACACAACCTTCTCAACCAAATTCAGATAAATATTCAGCAAATAATGTTACACTTACCACAATTATAGCTCGATAGCGTGTTGAGTTtggaaaacaaattatttcatgCGTGTCATTTTATATAAAACTACCAATTTATTCAATGATGAGCCATCTCTTGTAatgtaaaatttatataatgtTAGCTACTAGTAAATTATTTCCATTATATCTAAAAATCGATagaatataacaaaaataacaataaatattattgacGTCGATGTTGGTTTTGATCCTCGATTGAAGTACACCAAAACGAATAACCaagatagaaaaaaaacatataaataacGGGATCATAACTTGAGGGGAGTGTATCTTTATACCAAAGTACTTCAAGCACAATGTTGAACCACGGATAACTTCGATAAGAAATACTTCACAAGTAATAACTTCTCGTATAAATGTTCAATTGTTGATAATTCAAcccaagaaatattttttttaaaaggtaaaaaaaaaagtcaaatatttattttaaattatttttttttttctaatttctttttatattaaatattgacCTCAACCGTTTATCCTCAATATCTTGATCGATGTTTCAACGAAATTGAGATATCTTTGACAGTTTCGTCGACATCAACATCTACCTACGAAACCTTGATTAAAACAtcgatttttaaaaagaaacaaagtacTCAACTAAAAATCACAATTGgtattatataattaagtCGATCAAAACACGTGTTACCTAAAATATGCAACTAACCCTTAATTTATTCCTCGAAAGAACACTAAGAATATAAAAAGCTTACCCAACTAACATGCAAGTAACTTTTTGATAGTTACCGATCGAAAACTTTTAACACACTAGAATTTAAAGtagtaattttgttttggtttttaatCCTTTAACGATAAGATCTTTTAAGTTGGGTGGGAAGGAGAAGGTGAAAACCTCTcgactcattttaaaaaatttgagagaaaattCGAGGATAAAAGCttaaataatacaatattTGCATAATTGCAATGAAAATATAGATAGTTGTTACTCGGgttaatataaaatagataTTCTCGTTTTCAGTTGAGTCACCTTTTGGAAAGCATAAACATTGAATATAGGGAGAAGTCCAAGGATTTTCAATAGTTTGGAGAAATTGtgtaaaaataacaataacaacattcagaaattt
This genomic interval from Cucurbita pepo subsp. pepo cultivar mu-cu-16 chromosome LG20, ASM280686v2, whole genome shotgun sequence contains the following:
- the LOC111782988 gene encoding G-type lectin S-receptor-like serine/threonine-protein kinase At1g11300; translated protein: MKPITNSTPLTLLLLCSVFKFSCCIDTITSTQFLKDPETIQSNRGFFELGFFSPLNSTNRYVGIWDKRVPVRTIFWVANRDNPLNNKSGVFAVSNDGNLVVLDAHNKTLWNSNVSNAVVKSTARLLDSGNLILQDSASGTIIWESFKDPSDKFLPMMKFMTNSITNEKVEIVSWKTPSDPSSGDFSFGIDPLTIPEVIIWKNNRTYWRSGPWDGQVFIGIPGMNTDYLYGGNLIIENKTYSLSIANANEAQLYFYYLNPSGALEEKHWDIEDQKWEIAWLAPETECDIYGACGAFGVCNSQKSPICSCLRGFKPENEEEWNRGNWRSGCVRNSPLECGKKNISVEMGTDQDGFLKVGMVKVPDFAAWVVASEDDCRVQCLANCSCSAYAYRTGIGCMIWRGDLIDIQEFKNGGADIYVRVAYPDIANESGTTKDMKAVIVASVVAGTIILICSIYCLWKVQMQRQKRKGQRKFLMNSGEMKHDKVNQVKLQELPLFDFEKLATATNHFHSNNKLGQGGFGPVYKGKLVDGQEIAVKRLSRTSGQGLEEFTNEVMVISKLQHRNLVQLFGCCVEGEERMLVYEYMPNGSLDSIIFDPTKGRVLDWPKRFNVIEGIVRGLLYLHRDSRLKIIHRDLKPSNILLDRDLNPKISDFGTARIFYGNEAQANTTRVVGTYGYMSPEYVINGQFSEKSDVFSFGVLLLEIISGRKNTSFYENEHALSLLKFAWKLWTESNLLALIDQTMSKLHYEAEILRCIHVGLLCVQEFAKDRPNITTILSMLHNEITGLPMPKQPGFSSSNQIEIRTERFEQHHLETCSKNMITITSFDGR
- the LOC111782967 gene encoding G-type lectin S-receptor-like serine/threonine-protein kinase At1g11330, coding for MNPKNICAFSFLLLLSSICFGKDSITSESFIKDPATITSNGSSFQLGFFTPLNSTARYVGIWYNQIPLQTIVWVANANNPLHDSSGIFTISKDGNLVVSNGNHTVLWSSNVTSPTANTTARILDSGNLVLEDPASGLVIWESFKHPSNSFLPPMKLISSKRTTEKVEFTSWKTASDPSTGNFSLALDVRSIPEAVIWNGNNPYWRSGPWNGLTFMGVPEMISVYRIGFNLENENQTYYFSISYNNDNQLLNTMILSPQGNLLQEYWDPSEESWAAAWSALRTPCDYYGACGPFGICNANASPICSCLRGFKPRNAAEWSRGNWSNGCVRNAPLQCEKSTNATGGVEDGFFKVELVKVPFLAEWSNSSSSANECKQECFENCLCSAYAYENGIGCMLWRSDLVDVQTFESIGADLYVRLAEAELDTINDAESKTGIILAAVLPATLIIFFIAICFWWRWKANKRDEYSKKGKRLRLRRDDMIEDKIKLEELPVYEFEKLATATDSFDQRKKLGQGGFGPVYKGVLLDGQEIAIKRLSRASNQGYEEFINEVIVISKLQHRNLVQLLGCCIEREEKMLIYEYMPNLSLDAFIFDSNKQKLLDWRKRFHIIDGIARGLLYLHRDSRLRIIHRDLKASNILLDKDMNPKISDFGMARIFGSNEVQANTIRVVGTYGYMSPEYAMQGQFSEKSDVFSFGVLLLEIISGRRNTGFNRHEYALSLLEFAWKLWIEDNLIALIDPTIYEPCYQSEILRCIQVGLLCVEESINNRPTVLTIISMLNSEIVDLPTPKQPSFIGRPAGSNADISQQCLNKHSTNSLTLTSIIGR